The Leptodactylus fuscus isolate aLepFus1 chromosome 3, aLepFus1.hap2, whole genome shotgun sequence genome has a segment encoding these proteins:
- the LOC142196682 gene encoding nuclear receptor subfamily 0 group B member 2-like, whose amino-acid sequence MACRSERPGTCQCNKDPVNSILYQMLNSGSTSKTNLNQHVCNPNRGCPCDGNRKVLLRNPEVICKRASDVLLKTVTFIRNLPSFYQLIQDDQILLVRKCWAPLFVLGLAQERVEFEWEELSMPSLLKTILLNQSSNAGEIILRSDAGVPFREVQRLQIFLHKLWSLDICTKEYAYLKGMVLFNPRIRGMRFPQYVQTLQLEAQQTLMEFTSVMQNMSHIRFTRMMEALDVLKAIDSETITELFFRPISGEVNLEDLLLETLFFN is encoded by the exons ATGGCTTGTCGGTCTGAAAGACCAGGAACCTGTCAGTGCAACAAAGACCCAGTCAACAGTATTCTTTACCAAATGCTTAATTCGGGCAGCACATCAAAAACAAATCTGAACCAACATGTCTGCAATCCAAATAGAGGATGCCCTTGTGATGGGAACAGGAAAGTGCTACTCAGGAATCCTGAAGTTATCTGCAAGAGAGCTTCAGACGTTTTATTAAAGACTGTGACTTTTATAAGAAATTTACCTTCCTTCTATCAGTTGATCCAAGATGACCAGATTCTCCTTGTAAGAAAGTGCTGGGCTCCACTTTTTGTCTTAGGACTGGCTCAAGAGAGAGTGGAATTTGAATGGGAAGAGCTTTCTATGCCCAGTCTGTTGAAGACGATACTTCTTAACCAGTCATCTAATGCTGGTGAGATCATATTAAGATCTGATGCTGGAGTGCCTTTCAGAGAAGTGCAAAGACTACAGATATTTCTCCACAAACTCTGGAGCTTGGACATTTGCACAAAGGAATATGCCTACCTTAAAGGCATGGTTCTATTTAATCCAC GAATCCGAGGTATGAGATTCCCCCAGTATGTTCAGACCTTACAACTGGAGGCTCAACAAACGTTGATGGAGTTCACATCGGTGATGCAGAACATGAGTCATATCCGTTTCACCAGGATGATGGAGGCCCTAGACGTATTAAAAGCCATTGACTCAGAAACAATCACAGAACTTTTTTTCAGACCAATATCTGGGGAGGTGAACTTGGAAGATCTATTGCTTGAAACATTGTTTTTCAACTAG